The proteins below come from a single Vampirovibrio chlorellavorus genomic window:
- a CDS encoding M50 family metallopeptidase, with product MYELMAIPDLSKIGSILTMLIFISVLIIAHEMGHFFVARKCGIKVERFGFGLPFGPTLWSKKIGEVEYCIHACLFGGYVSFPDDDPENPLPPDSPQRFENQPLLSRFAVMVAGVTVNAILGWALMFFVFMNWGYPSGEAERKVMVAGVTSESAPAAQAGFRKGDELKKIQDAPIQGKDYRAMTYNVQAMFKKQASQTIPVEVLRNGQPVVLSVTPSAKGTIGIQLAAVQRYDAIHNPVDGAIRTTGFLGNVIGKQFEAFGKLFTGQMPLKELAGPIRIVKEGASMIDQNGVQTGLMLTAIISTILAVMNLLPIPALDGGHIFFLLIEALKGSPVKQELRERFTQAGFMGLLALIVFILGNDIYNTFINPNT from the coding sequence ATGTACGAATTAATGGCTATTCCGGATCTGTCCAAGATCGGCTCCATCCTGACCATGTTGATTTTCATCAGCGTGCTGATCATCGCCCATGAGATGGGGCATTTTTTCGTGGCCCGCAAGTGCGGCATCAAGGTGGAACGCTTCGGGTTCGGCTTGCCCTTTGGGCCCACCCTGTGGTCTAAAAAAATCGGAGAGGTTGAGTACTGTATTCACGCCTGCCTGTTTGGCGGCTATGTCTCTTTTCCCGATGATGACCCGGAGAATCCGTTGCCTCCCGACTCTCCCCAGCGTTTTGAGAACCAACCCCTGCTGTCCCGCTTTGCGGTGATGGTGGCCGGTGTGACGGTGAACGCCATTTTGGGCTGGGCGCTGATGTTTTTTGTGTTTATGAACTGGGGCTATCCCAGCGGGGAAGCCGAGCGTAAAGTGATGGTGGCTGGGGTGACCAGCGAAAGCGCTCCGGCGGCCCAGGCCGGTTTTCGCAAGGGCGATGAGCTGAAAAAGATTCAGGATGCGCCCATTCAGGGTAAAGACTATCGCGCCATGACCTACAATGTGCAAGCCATGTTCAAAAAACAGGCCAGTCAAACCATCCCGGTGGAGGTGCTGCGGAATGGCCAGCCGGTGGTTTTGTCCGTGACTCCCAGCGCCAAGGGCACCATTGGCATTCAGTTGGCCGCGGTGCAGCGTTACGATGCCATTCACAACCCGGTCGATGGCGCCATTCGGACCACGGGTTTTCTGGGTAATGTCATTGGTAAGCAGTTTGAGGCCTTTGGCAAGTTGTTTACCGGCCAAATGCCGTTAAAAGAACTGGCGGGTCCCATCCGCATCGTGAAAGAAGGCGCCAGCATGATTGATCAGAACGGGGTGCAAACCGGCCTGATGCTGACCGCCATTATCAGCACCATTTTGGCGGTGATGAACCTGTTGCCGATTCCGGCGTTGGATGGCGGGCACATCTTTTTCCTGCTGATTGAGGCCCTGAAGGGCTCTCCGGTCAAACAGGAACTGCGGGAGCGGTTTACCCAGGCTGGCTTTATGGGCTTGCTGGCCCTTATTGTGTTTATTTTGGGGAATGATATTTACAATACATTCATCAATCCAAATACATAA
- a CDS encoding MerR family transcriptional regulator → MYTVDTALESLRKYDIQEGDLLTWERELSLEIPVDEYGRKQYSPHHVNLFKNIKKHIALGRTIEEIRQLISLPPLENSRPRAVRPTAAGQTGSQATLPAGASPPESAATSSNPVTSAAKVIQKSPYAAVPKRPNVGGASAAGGAANVVNLVHKLNKEKDQLYKKLLETEKLNSHLYSANSLFHKKVRDLTLQIQKQRENFNENEKFKLLDDKARLQKQLIDAEKLSQYKQEEILRQKMRNDDLQLQIRQRDEKIQAMQTAFDADKFCGDWMESGTLAEVVYDNFGINIEPERVRLFRISERPSRIYGPMAVINTSYQYETNNLWKREETLMVSYMDEQTLEGELVAEYILDGVPVAKALYRVTCRRSQ, encoded by the coding sequence TTGTACACCGTTGATACCGCTTTAGAGTCGTTGCGAAAATACGATATACAAGAGGGTGATCTGTTGACCTGGGAACGGGAACTGAGTCTTGAAATTCCGGTGGATGAGTACGGTCGCAAGCAGTACAGTCCCCATCACGTCAACCTGTTCAAGAACATCAAAAAGCACATTGCCCTGGGTAGAACCATTGAAGAGATTCGGCAGCTGATTAGCCTGCCCCCGCTGGAAAATTCCAGGCCCCGGGCGGTGCGCCCCACGGCTGCAGGACAAACGGGATCGCAAGCCACGCTGCCCGCCGGTGCTTCACCGCCTGAATCCGCTGCGACCAGCAGTAACCCTGTGACCTCCGCGGCCAAGGTGATTCAGAAATCGCCATACGCCGCCGTGCCCAAGCGACCCAATGTCGGGGGAGCCTCCGCCGCCGGGGGGGCTGCCAACGTGGTTAATCTGGTTCACAAGCTGAACAAGGAAAAAGACCAGCTCTACAAAAAGCTGCTGGAAACCGAGAAGCTCAATTCGCACCTGTACAGCGCCAACAGCCTGTTCCACAAGAAAGTGCGGGATTTGACCCTGCAAATTCAGAAGCAGCGTGAGAACTTTAACGAGAACGAGAAATTCAAGTTACTGGATGATAAAGCCCGCCTGCAGAAGCAGTTGATTGACGCTGAAAAGCTCAGCCAGTACAAGCAGGAAGAGATTTTGCGCCAGAAAATGCGCAACGATGATTTGCAGTTGCAAATCCGGCAGCGGGACGAAAAAATTCAGGCCATGCAGACGGCCTTTGATGCCGATAAATTTTGCGGGGACTGGATGGAATCCGGTACGCTGGCGGAAGTGGTTTACGATAATTTTGGCATCAACATCGAGCCGGAACGGGTGCGTCTGTTCCGCATTTCCGAGCGACCTTCCCGGATTTATGGCCCCATGGCGGTGATCAACACCAGCTACCAGTACGAAACCAACAATTTGTGGAAGCGGGAAGAGACCCTGATGGTTTCCTACATGGATGAGCAGACCCTGGAAGGGGAGCTGGTGGCCGAATACATTCTGGACGGGGTGCCGGTGGCCAAGGCCCTGTACCGGGTGACTTGCCGACGCAGCCAGTAG
- a CDS encoding pilus assembly protein TadG-related protein → MRASLSGNFTIQLVGLIIISLMFAALGVDMAYYFAAQNQLQTSADSAALAATTELYRSIEVDPTAKRDDAEAVAVDLVQANNAALTLASEDVAFGFIDPVSKQYKAATFGTPSTNPDYSATGGYNAVRVTVKRRQGSVNDPLPTFFANMFGVNHMDTEASSVALIDQTVNGITNGGLRPMYVCEAQFNRAMQDGIPSNNVVRIYGDHVEVDGVQNQAGCPAMGSGNWGFADLRNCSPDAVGSSTIRDWLATGFPGSVNVGECYSSSPGNFISSASNELDKLISNGTLFPLPLYDSWSGGGSNTSVNVSGFVGFKITGYKANGSAASRYIEGRFDRYTCKTGCTTGNSNNGGTTTPGGSVVKIRLAAL, encoded by the coding sequence ATGCGTGCAAGTTTAAGCGGTAATTTCACCATTCAATTGGTGGGGCTGATTATCATCTCCCTGATGTTCGCCGCCCTGGGTGTGGACATGGCCTACTACTTCGCGGCCCAAAACCAGCTGCAAACCAGCGCCGATAGCGCCGCACTGGCTGCCACCACCGAACTGTACCGGAGCATTGAAGTCGATCCGACCGCCAAGCGAGACGACGCCGAAGCCGTGGCGGTTGATCTGGTTCAGGCCAACAACGCGGCCCTGACACTAGCCAGCGAGGACGTGGCCTTTGGCTTCATCGATCCGGTTAGCAAGCAGTACAAGGCTGCCACCTTTGGCACGCCCAGCACCAATCCTGACTACAGTGCCACCGGCGGATACAACGCGGTTCGGGTCACCGTAAAACGCCGACAGGGAAGCGTGAACGATCCGCTGCCCACCTTTTTCGCCAACATGTTCGGGGTCAACCACATGGACACCGAAGCCAGTTCGGTGGCCCTCATTGACCAAACCGTCAACGGCATCACCAATGGCGGATTACGCCCCATGTACGTGTGCGAGGCACAATTCAACCGGGCCATGCAGGATGGCATCCCCAGCAATAACGTGGTGCGCATTTACGGGGATCACGTGGAAGTGGATGGCGTGCAAAATCAGGCGGGATGTCCCGCCATGGGCTCCGGGAACTGGGGCTTTGCCGACCTGCGTAACTGTAGCCCGGATGCCGTCGGCAGCAGCACCATTCGGGACTGGCTAGCCACTGGCTTTCCAGGAAGCGTCAACGTGGGCGAGTGCTACAGCAGCAGCCCCGGTAACTTTATTTCCAGTGCCAGCAACGAATTGGACAAACTCATCAGCAACGGCACCCTTTTTCCCTTGCCACTGTATGACAGCTGGTCGGGGGGCGGCTCCAACACGTCCGTGAATGTCAGTGGATTTGTGGGCTTTAAAATCACCGGATACAAAGCCAATGGGTCCGCCGCCAGCCGTTACATCGAAGGTCGTTTTGACCGGTACACCTGCAAAACCGGCTGCACCACCGGTAACAGCAACAATGGCGGAACGACCACCCCCGGCGGCTCCGTGGTAAAAATCAGGCTGGCGGCCCTGTAA
- a CDS encoding DUF4383 domain-containing protein, which translates to MVSIYAKVVGALLFIVGILGGIPAFAPDGMLFGVFMVDTVHNLFHLISGLVLLAAGFGVQWEVSRRLVLGFAIVYGLLTLAGFLSPTGRVLGMQFNMADNVLHLTLTATALMFALPVQRYPTRL; encoded by the coding sequence ATGGTTAGCATATACGCGAAGGTCGTTGGTGCCTTGTTGTTTATCGTCGGGATATTGGGCGGCATTCCGGCCTTTGCCCCCGATGGCATGTTATTTGGCGTTTTTATGGTGGATACCGTTCACAACCTGTTTCACCTGATTTCCGGGCTGGTGCTGCTGGCTGCCGGGTTTGGGGTGCAATGGGAGGTTTCACGGCGTTTGGTGCTGGGGTTTGCCATCGTCTATGGCCTGCTGACCCTGGCTGGCTTCTTGAGCCCCACGGGCCGGGTGCTGGGCATGCAGTTTAATATGGCCGACAATGTGCTGCACCTGACCTTAACCGCCACCGCCCTGATGTTTGCCTTGCCGGTGCAACGGTACCCGACCCGGTTGTAG
- a CDS encoding inorganic diphosphatase — protein MNPHNHAQGSSPDNSPEKRPGPENKPEKLPSGVNPVHGVPYKSPRGLYQMVVEIPAGTTEKWQTDPETGLFYHDAIEGVPRRINFLPYPMNYGFIPQTLLPKDKGGDGDPMDVITLAPARERGTLDEVRLIGALQLSDRGEQDTKMIGLLNGGPFEAVQDIQDLLMRYPGAVEIIRLWFEGYKGPGSFLFQGYLNHYQASDLVELAHREWQRLYPSP, from the coding sequence ATGAATCCACACAACCACGCGCAAGGCAGTTCGCCAGACAATTCACCGGAAAAGAGACCCGGCCCGGAAAATAAACCCGAAAAACTCCCTTCCGGGGTGAATCCGGTGCATGGGGTGCCTTATAAAAGTCCCCGGGGCCTGTACCAAATGGTGGTGGAAATCCCGGCCGGAACCACCGAGAAATGGCAAACTGACCCGGAAACCGGTCTGTTTTATCACGATGCCATTGAGGGGGTGCCCCGTCGCATTAACTTTTTGCCTTATCCCATGAACTACGGTTTTATTCCGCAAACGCTGTTGCCCAAGGACAAGGGGGGAGACGGCGACCCTATGGATGTGATCACTCTGGCCCCGGCCCGGGAACGGGGCACTTTGGATGAAGTTCGCCTGATTGGGGCCTTGCAACTCTCGGATCGGGGGGAGCAGGACACCAAGATGATCGGCCTGCTGAATGGCGGCCCCTTTGAGGCCGTGCAGGATATTCAGGATTTACTGATGCGCTATCCCGGGGCCGTGGAGATCATTCGCCTGTGGTTTGAAGGCTACAAAGGGCCGGGCTCCTTCCTGTTTCAGGGCTACCTGAACCATTATCAGGCCAGCGATCTGGTGGAACTGGCCCATCGGGAATGGCAACGCCTGTATCCCTCGCCCTGA
- a CDS encoding serine hydrolase gives MSRKNHPPRSLAARRYHYQKQKQQRLAILVLAALMLLALIGGGIWGALQIIPQIIPNVMAQSLEALPEMPKLSGFSQKSSDTSAFDAYMNRDFGLLKTPSLLYYHNLDYTLLSHPSVGSLQEQLLPVMPVAEDTALKAQLESIVAAYPSDRFKTHLYFYNPQDRSYVDINGFEPVAAASVIKLPLLLQYLMSVDRNVMTIDTPLLYAEYHRAGGSGDLQFKDSGKELTANDVAGQMIRISDNTCTNMMIHYLGGTEAVNQKLANLGLVHTRIRNWLPDLSGTNTISPYEMVNILYNIDSGPLISELSRINGTAILESTHNRHLMVWSLPREARVAHKTGDVATSLGDSGTVYLPDGRRYYLSIQVERPYNDYSVRDLFHRASRLIYDHVAAQPAPKNQLLQPLQLTQSRQGSESTELSAEPGNAPSSQPN, from the coding sequence ATGTCACGAAAAAATCATCCCCCCCGATCACTTGCGGCCCGCAGGTACCACTACCAAAAACAAAAGCAACAGCGTCTGGCCATTCTGGTACTGGCAGCCCTGATGTTGCTGGCCTTAATCGGGGGCGGCATCTGGGGCGCTCTGCAAATCATTCCCCAGATCATCCCCAATGTAATGGCGCAAAGCCTGGAAGCCTTGCCCGAGATGCCCAAGCTATCCGGTTTTTCTCAAAAATCGAGCGATACCAGCGCCTTTGATGCCTACATGAACCGGGATTTTGGGCTGCTCAAAACACCCAGCCTGTTGTACTACCACAACCTGGATTACACCCTGCTCAGCCATCCCTCGGTGGGCTCCCTGCAAGAGCAACTGTTACCGGTCATGCCCGTGGCTGAGGATACGGCCCTGAAGGCCCAATTGGAAAGCATTGTGGCCGCCTACCCCTCGGATCGCTTTAAAACCCACCTATACTTCTATAATCCCCAGGATCGCAGCTATGTGGATATCAACGGCTTCGAGCCGGTGGCCGCGGCCAGCGTGATCAAACTGCCCTTGCTGCTGCAATACCTGATGAGCGTGGATCGCAACGTTATGACCATCGACACCCCGCTCCTCTACGCAGAGTATCACCGGGCGGGAGGGTCAGGCGACCTGCAATTCAAGGACTCGGGCAAGGAGCTGACCGCCAACGACGTGGCCGGGCAGATGATTCGCATCAGCGATAACACCTGCACCAACATGATGATTCATTACCTGGGCGGTACGGAAGCGGTGAACCAAAAGCTGGCCAATCTGGGGCTGGTGCATACCCGCATCCGCAACTGGTTGCCCGATCTCAGCGGCACCAACACCATTTCCCCTTACGAGATGGTCAATATTCTCTACAACATCGATTCCGGCCCGCTCATCTCGGAACTATCCCGCATCAACGGCACGGCCATTCTGGAAAGCACCCATAACCGACACCTCATGGTCTGGTCGCTGCCCCGGGAAGCCCGGGTGGCCCATAAAACCGGCGATGTGGCCACTTCTCTGGGAGATTCAGGCACCGTGTACCTGCCGGATGGCCGCCGGTACTACCTGTCCATTCAGGTAGAGCGCCCTTACAACGATTACAGCGTGCGGGATCTCTTCCATCGGGCCTCCCGACTGATTTACGATCACGTGGCCGCCCAACCGGCTCCCAAAAATCAGTTGCTTCAGCCGTTACAACTCACCCAATCCAGGCAGGGCAGTGAGTCAACAGAACTTTCGGCTGAACCGGGAAACGCCCCGAGTAGCCAACCCAATTAG
- a CDS encoding ArsR/SmtB family transcription factor — MNPAPASSEKVCRRLKALSHPIRLGILNVLRSGEKNVYQLEALMGTTQSNISQHLAQLRDKDILTTRKQANQVFYSVADPRTLNLLDLLQELYGRL, encoded by the coding sequence ATGAACCCAGCGCCCGCCTCCTCGGAGAAAGTGTGTCGACGGCTCAAAGCCCTTAGTCACCCCATCCGCCTGGGGATACTGAATGTGCTGCGCTCCGGCGAAAAAAATGTCTATCAACTGGAGGCCCTGATGGGCACCACCCAGTCCAATATTTCCCAACACCTGGCCCAACTGAGAGACAAGGACATTTTGACCACCCGCAAGCAAGCCAATCAGGTCTTTTATTCCGTAGCCGATCCCCGCACCCTGAATCTGCTGGATTTATTGCAAGAGTTGTATGGCAGGCTTTAA
- the speD gene encoding S-adenosylmethionine decarboxylase, giving the protein MTPIISVSQTSPAMAEGWHPAATGSVGFGPHLMLDCRQCHPGKIGDVAYVFEVLKTLPAQVGMTAITQPYVFPYAGLVPEDRGVTGMVVIAESHLSFHSFTEKDYFFFDLFSCKPFAVDAAVQFVLKAFEVNHWELHYAERGRYFPRGTPGAPPTRGLPLPDRE; this is encoded by the coding sequence ATGACCCCAATCATTTCCGTCTCTCAAACATCTCCCGCCATGGCCGAAGGGTGGCATCCGGCAGCGACCGGTTCTGTCGGGTTTGGCCCCCACCTGATGCTGGATTGCAGGCAGTGCCATCCCGGTAAAATCGGGGATGTGGCCTACGTGTTCGAGGTCCTCAAGACCTTACCGGCCCAGGTGGGCATGACCGCCATCACCCAGCCCTATGTGTTCCCCTACGCCGGGCTGGTACCCGAAGATCGGGGGGTCACCGGCATGGTGGTCATCGCCGAATCCCACCTGTCCTTTCACTCCTTCACAGAAAAAGATTACTTCTTTTTCGACCTGTTCAGTTGCAAGCCCTTTGCGGTGGATGCGGCGGTTCAGTTTGTATTGAAGGCCTTTGAGGTGAACCACTGGGAACTACACTACGCCGAACGGGGCCGATACTTCCCCCGGGGAACGCCCGGAGCCCCCCCCACCCGCGGCCTTCCCCTCCCGGATAGGGAATGA
- the speD gene encoding adenosylmethionine decarboxylase: MTDILGRHLLVEFYGCQPETLDSVTAIETHMNAAALACGATIVQSTFHRFQPWGVSGVVVIAESHLAIHTWPEHGYASVDLYTCGAHIEPLVAYEHLRLMLDARQTEVQQILRGNLASIRSLALKHTPQNPDLDTAILKGGTFA, encoded by the coding sequence ATGACTGATATTCTGGGTCGTCATCTGCTGGTGGAATTTTACGGTTGTCAGCCGGAAACGCTGGATTCCGTTACCGCCATTGAAACCCACATGAACGCCGCCGCCCTGGCCTGCGGGGCCACCATCGTGCAATCCACCTTCCATCGCTTTCAACCCTGGGGTGTCAGCGGGGTGGTGGTCATCGCCGAATCACATCTGGCCATTCACACCTGGCCGGAACATGGCTACGCCTCGGTGGATCTGTACACCTGTGGGGCCCATATTGAACCGCTGGTGGCCTATGAGCATCTGCGGCTGATGCTGGACGCCCGGCAAACGGAGGTTCAGCAGATTCTGCGGGGCAATCTGGCATCTATTCGGTCGCTGGCCCTGAAGCATACGCCCCAGAACCCAGACCTCGATACGGCCATCCTGAAAGGAGGGACTTTCGCATGA
- a CDS encoding esterase/lipase family protein encodes MSKSSAFKHKPIPWMYSTAGAMVAAAIMKLNPIHRRLSEMEIRNIQDYFNSDFISPSQRRHINNLMAFMMSYYHAIKRLGKLGKLARQDYYALNRQGCFALNELPRVPEAGFTSQKTPLLIVPGLNTPPVFFREMHAYFSAKGYPVEVMSLPENGLADVATAAAKLEEELNLLKKKCDATKVNVVGHCLGGVIAHYWLQTQAMQAGSVANLVSLGTGFLGAEGVQELKNLWIPRNPGKPVPKVFDELIHWNLNMVRTSTEVAYHSLITVWDFMVHFRKGLLEAASDMPCQINNLILDNPDIDHLTIALNHEVFEYIERMIRPGLTSTQAT; translated from the coding sequence TTGTCTAAAAGTAGCGCTTTCAAACATAAACCCATCCCCTGGATGTACTCCACCGCCGGAGCCATGGTGGCCGCGGCCATCATGAAGCTCAATCCCATCCACCGGCGTCTGTCCGAGATGGAAATCCGCAACATTCAGGATTACTTCAACAGCGACTTCATCAGCCCCAGTCAGCGGCGGCACATCAATAACCTGATGGCCTTTATGATGAGCTATTACCACGCCATAAAACGCCTGGGCAAACTGGGCAAACTGGCCCGACAGGATTACTACGCCCTGAACCGACAAGGCTGCTTTGCCCTGAATGAGCTGCCCCGGGTTCCGGAAGCGGGATTCACCAGTCAGAAAACACCCTTGCTGATTGTACCGGGCCTGAATACCCCGCCCGTATTTTTCCGGGAAATGCACGCCTATTTTTCAGCCAAGGGCTACCCGGTGGAAGTCATGTCCCTGCCCGAAAACGGGTTGGCGGACGTGGCCACAGCGGCGGCCAAGCTGGAAGAAGAATTAAATCTGCTGAAGAAAAAGTGCGACGCCACCAAGGTGAACGTGGTGGGTCATTGTCTGGGCGGGGTGATTGCCCATTACTGGCTGCAGACTCAGGCCATGCAGGCAGGTTCCGTGGCCAATCTGGTTTCGTTAGGCACGGGCTTTTTGGGCGCCGAAGGGGTGCAGGAGCTGAAAAACCTGTGGATTCCCCGCAATCCCGGCAAACCAGTGCCCAAAGTGTTTGACGAGTTGATTCACTGGAATCTGAACATGGTGCGCACCTCCACCGAGGTGGCTTACCACAGCCTGATTACGGTGTGGGACTTCATGGTGCATTTCCGCAAAGGCCTACTCGAAGCGGCCTCCGACATGCCCTGCCAAATCAACAACCTGATTCTGGACAACCCGGATATTGATCACCTGACCATTGCCCTGAATCATGAGGTGTTTGAATACATCGAGCGCATGATTCGGCCCGGTCTGACCAGCACACAGGCCACTTAA
- a CDS encoding glycosyltransferase family 39 protein — translation MARPPLLEKFYQSEPLTVSLICLLALGLRLFNLDATSLWIDEIYSLMVTNTHLYPTQLHPAIHSANEFYQHFLSWQPMNVDRLLALLKINVHMPLYYLLLNPWLDWFGNNAVGLRSFSAVWSALLILPVFGLGKALGGRQAGYLCALVTALLPFQIYYGQEGRMYALSLFWAGWAGLAFWQILFGKRPALWGWLYALAVSGGMLSHYMFVFFLGFQALFALMFGWRTQQWKRLMGALPAVVALGAIALWWAPVYQLQQQGVNEEYHFAKGLVGWTRYLSVPFWQPLVVVAGDNRLSRLIYIPITLLLLVLAYRSHKAEKARFSFSASGYLLSWLWIPLLLQIAYDFWKHTHIAIIDRYAMLISPAMGLIVGLALARLWITPRHANTTPPTNRGRFLAMTLLGGMALVALASVASPSPFRDEHNKDDHIREKMGYFLSQAKPADLIFVNGPLGAPNLAAFYLQPTRPQQPMVYWISRYQGQPVPLPAPELFKPYQRVWLFRHRANNERGLQTAKDYLKSMYPHQVQTHDWFIFSKQTNL, via the coding sequence ATGGCCCGCCCCCCGCTCTTGGAAAAATTTTATCAGAGTGAACCCCTGACCGTCAGCCTCATTTGCCTGCTGGCCCTGGGGCTTCGGCTCTTCAATCTGGATGCCACCAGCCTGTGGATTGATGAAATTTACTCCCTGATGGTGACCAACACCCACCTGTATCCCACCCAGCTCCATCCAGCCATCCACAGCGCCAACGAGTTTTACCAGCACTTCCTCAGCTGGCAGCCCATGAATGTGGATCGTCTGCTGGCCCTGCTGAAAATTAATGTGCATATGCCGCTTTATTACCTGTTGCTCAACCCGTGGCTGGACTGGTTCGGCAACAACGCGGTGGGCTTGCGCAGTTTTTCCGCCGTGTGGTCCGCCTTGCTCATCCTGCCCGTGTTTGGACTGGGTAAAGCCCTGGGGGGGCGTCAGGCCGGATACCTGTGTGCTTTGGTCACCGCCCTGCTACCCTTCCAGATTTACTACGGGCAAGAGGGCCGCATGTACGCCCTCAGCCTGTTCTGGGCCGGTTGGGCCGGTCTGGCCTTTTGGCAAATTCTCTTTGGGAAACGCCCCGCCCTGTGGGGCTGGCTCTATGCGCTGGCCGTCAGCGGGGGCATGCTGAGCCATTACATGTTCGTCTTTTTTCTGGGCTTTCAGGCCCTGTTTGCCCTTATGTTCGGCTGGCGGACACAACAGTGGAAGCGCTTGATGGGTGCCCTGCCCGCTGTGGTGGCTTTGGGGGCCATTGCCCTGTGGTGGGCCCCGGTCTACCAGTTGCAACAACAAGGGGTGAACGAGGAGTATCACTTCGCCAAGGGGTTGGTGGGCTGGACTCGCTATCTCAGCGTGCCCTTCTGGCAGCCGCTGGTGGTGGTGGCCGGGGATAACCGGTTGAGTCGCCTCATTTACATTCCCATCACCCTGCTACTGTTAGTGCTGGCCTATCGATCCCACAAGGCAGAGAAGGCCCGCTTCAGTTTTAGCGCAAGCGGATACCTGCTGAGCTGGCTGTGGATTCCGTTGCTCCTGCAAATCGCTTACGATTTTTGGAAGCACACCCACATTGCCATCATCGATCGCTACGCCATGCTGATTTCCCCGGCCATGGGCCTGATAGTGGGCCTGGCGCTGGCTCGACTCTGGATCACGCCCCGCCACGCCAATACAACGCCTCCCACCAACCGGGGACGCTTTCTGGCGATGACCCTTCTGGGCGGCATGGCACTGGTGGCCCTAGCCAGCGTGGCTTCTCCCTCCCCCTTTCGGGATGAGCATAACAAGGATGATCATATCCGGGAAAAAATGGGGTATTTTCTGTCTCAGGCAAAACCCGCCGATTTGATTTTTGTGAACGGCCCGCTAGGGGCTCCAAATTTGGCCGCCTTTTACCTTCAGCCGACCCGTCCGCAACAGCCCATGGTCTACTGGATCAGCCGGTATCAGGGACAGCCGGTGCCCTTGCCAGCCCCTGAGCTGTTCAAACCCTACCAGCGGGTGTGGCTGTTTCGGCACCGGGCCAACAACGAACGGGGCTTGCAAACCGCCAAAGACTACTTAAAATCCATGTACCCCCATCAGGTTCAAACCCATGACTGGTTTATCTTCAGCAAGCAAACCAATCTCTGA